In Pseudoliparis swirei isolate HS2019 ecotype Mariana Trench chromosome 2, NWPU_hadal_v1, whole genome shotgun sequence, the following are encoded in one genomic region:
- the htr1fa gene encoding 5-hydroxytryptamine receptor 1F, with the protein MDFPNCTEGVFATNGSGNDSLETTKLPPSKILLTMTLSMLAILTTFFNCLVITAIAVTRKLHHPANYLICSLAVTDLLVAVLVMPFSIMYIQKETWLMGQVVCTIWLSVDITCCTCSILHLAAIAIDRYRAITDAVEYSRKRTGARAGAMVAVVWLLSILISLPPLIWRHFSGDSEQEDQCIMMHHHMAFTMYTTLGAFYIPLILILILYYKIYRAAQTLYMRREASRASRHSCMTNGSMIPSSSPAGEGADDGGLQSPPPISPHEKSISEPSTEEPPRERVRASTKAFKCKRRRKESRSESRSESRRSQFYQGPRISGSRERKAASMLGLIIGAFVICWLPFFVKEVIVNTCGSCSTSMEMADFLTWLGYLNSLINPLIYTIFNEDFKKAFQRLVRCSH; encoded by the coding sequence ATGGATTTCCCCAATTGCACTGAAGGGGTGTTTGCCACAAACGGCAGTGGTAACGACTCACTGGAGACCACTAAACTCCCTCCCAGTAAGATCCTGCTTACAATGACCCTGTCTATGCTGGCTATCCTGACTACATTCTTTAACTGCCTTGTGATCACAGCTATCGCAGTCACGCGCAAGTTGCACCACCCGGCCAACTACCTCATCTGCTCATTAGCAGTGACTGACCTGCTGGTGGCTGTGCTGGTCATGCCCTTCAGTATCATGTACATCCAGAAAGAGACCTGGCTCATGGGTCAGGTGGTGTGCACCATCTGGTTAAGTGTGGATATCACCTGTTGCACTTGCTCCATCCTGCACCTTGCTGCAATAGCCATCGACAGGTACAGAGCCATTACTGATGCGGTGGAGTACTCTCGCAAACGCACGGGGGCCAGAGCTGGGGCGATGGTGGCGGTGGTGTGGCTCTTGTCCATCCTcatctcacttcctcctctaatCTGGCGGCACTTTAGTGGGGATTCAGAGCAGGAAGACCAGTGCATCATGATGCACCATCACATGGCCTTCACCATGTACACCACCCTCGGAGCGTTCTACATCCCCCTGatactcatcctcatcctctacTACAAAATCTACCGGGCTGCTCAAACCCTGTATATGCGCAGGGAAGCCAGCCGGGCCAGCCGTCACTCATGCATGACCAATGGGAGCATGATCCCGTCATCCTCCCCTGCTGGAGAAGGTGCTGACGATGGTGGACTTCAAAGTCCGCCGCCCATAAGTCCACACGAAAAATCGATCTCTGAACCCTCAACTGAGGAACCTCCACGAGAACGGGTGCGTGCGTCGACAAAGGCATTCAAGTGCAAGCGGCGCCGGAAAGAGTCACGCAGTGAGTCCCGTAGTGAGTCACGCAGGTCTCAGTTTTACCAAGGACCACGGATCTCGGGCTCACGGGAGCGCAAAGCGGCATCAATGTTGGGGTTAATAATAGGGGCCTTTGTCATCTGTTGGTTGCCATTTTTCGTCAAGGAAGTGATTGTCAACACCTGCGGTTCTTGCAGTACCTCGATGGAGATGGCTGACTTTCTGACATGGTTGGGGTACCTCAACTCGCTTATCAACCCTCTCATCTACACCATCTTTAATGAAGACTTCAAAAAAGCTTTCCAAAGACTCGTTAGGTGCAGTCATTAG
- the LOC130202112 gene encoding zinc finger protein 654-like gives MADSESDLETDGLELALDTLCDRHCRHTSSLKSKGYCAEFCELVEEYTGQWQVPLPQLKVLRTALCSFTKATAAFPDDCQHIRYVLSSMALSFFELMLFFSKEEFVEEPLKDILDSFQECHSQLLRHRNIYLQHVKLIIKAGGPWENLVLQGILKEGDLPLKEVEDYLSSELPVFFELRIRYLQACERMQESMALAKSCLENREAGKHLYFHQAYLTCLYKASLHEHLHKGMAEIDGRDAVEIICNTESVEKDELLLSLCKAFLTQQLHNGDMYYIWDLVFIWSRLHLRAHPSRHGFLAECLQLASSAMNVRAIFPFIKLVTTELGVEGVPVCVELCARALQLGEVQADSVTRSLVCKTIAFLLPHDLEICRACALLVFCQERTLEAYRTVCLLYMHPDQEPHPQNSPVRTNVRFHILQMLKERLCFDPEFWNLLTLRTHCLELMSDKVMKAAVLSELKEEEEKESSEELLINMCVNDSCTQGFNSRQCTEDGETEKGVAPPNIALRKRTKWRKRLRRRNRSKSDDEADRGDDPEFKYYLKSTSYDNKPVYSLRRIHTNIENSAIVKAPLNRKREYLSRCVKSHILKRKGLKRGCLQGLPRLEQVQTVQENTVKVQEKKVNGKKRGRKPKQKLELSFPDNEMSLNEEESGFEEITDTEDGELDMPHLENELEQKSEEKENHFEQMDNLERENELEKHPDLTSRSNLNEHTQRESQAQFGDGLPDEPQAIVPSVDADPELDGPLLTLLDCPIELHSYSLKSKKPDREKLQPPDSLALDEVSGDTQREPQPAVEPDMSNIEMKAKRTWKDKILRTQQYAHLTHRCNFCHKDYKGLNVMRHALSHLKRSKLKCILCGKRFKQLPFAKKHILDHLAEMSKQKPPDKEPCTEDIPAANEIVENVKNKSQPAIENQISISVEKTPEQKPVSKTKMSSLKREDRIIRNLRTLIKKTSVLHKKCKNPDAKIFKPVEFKDEQIVITDDTVTVRDPSVEEEEKPAGENGSGAETYQLCPSESCDRVFLRISSTLTKHAIKCHLNEEKVLEKTFLWTKHKCTFCLRQLPFLQHYKDHMKLHDTSLQHFCYHLECHQRFSALPDLKNHVNTHQPFRPQCSVTDCEKLFSSFQGLYDHEWRHYIPAPQREEVDSGPGRQKTQSEEAPWKQRVKIEDLWLQSKKVLNPAEASYLEGFREVNKTEDQPGTVNVPDGKPDPSKPPKCSENTVNHEPTDDCNAAVNGHQKETTPTLREGKPPSKSPRKRAPTEWDPLNVRELVDRSTLTKGVQKPLGEAHITEHKTFKPDDPAYAMFVKAPFIRPPPSSYLDEARLSMRKRRSNEDDAPKKNIYSRNTEHLPDKQQQEDHVTSGQKIRQRCDKCLSSFSSVEEFQKHKVLNTCSSLFGFDSDDES, from the exons ATGGCGGACAGCGAAAGTGATTTGGAAACTGACGGACTTGAATTGGCCCTGGACACGTTGTGCGAcagacactgcagacacacgtcGTCTCTGAAAAGTAAAGGATACTGCGCTGAGTTCTGTGAG ttggtggaggagtacaCAGGGCAATGGCAagttcctctccctcagctgAAAGTGCTACGGACTGCACTCTGCAGTTTCACCAAAGCCACTGCTGCCTTCCCTGATGACTGTCAGCACATCCGTTATGTTCTCAGCAGTATGGCCTT GAGTTTTTTTGAACTGATGCTGTTTTTCAGCAAAGAAGAATTTGTTGAAGAGCCTTTAAAAGACATTCTTGATTCCTTTCAG GAGTGCCACTCTCAGCTCCTGAGGCACAGGAACATCTACCTTCAGCATGTGAAGCTGATCATCAAAGCAGGAGGCCCGTGGGAGAATTTAGTGCTGCAAGGAATCCTGAAAGAGGGGGACTTGCCATTAAAAGAAG TTGAGGACTACTTAAGCTCGGAGTTGCCAGTGTTCTTTGAGCTGCGGATTCGCTATCTGCAAGCCTGTGAACGGATGCAAGAGTCGATGGCCCTGGCTAAAAGCTGCCTGGAGAATCGCGAGGCTGGAAAGCATCTGTACTTCCATCAGGCCTACCTGACCTGCCTCTACAAGGCCTCACTGCATGAACACCTTCACAAGGGG ATGGCAGAGATAGATGGCCGTGATGCAGTGGAGATCATCTGCAACACGGAGAGCGTTGAAAAAGATGAActtttgttgtctctgtgtaaaGCTTTCCTTACCCAGCAGCTACACAATGGAGACATGTACTACATCTG GGACCTGGTGTTCATCTGGAGCAGGCTGCATCTCAGGGCCCATCCCTCCAGACATGGTTTTCTGGCCGAGTGCTTGCAGTTGGCTTCTTCTGCAATGAACGTCAGAGCCATCTTCCCCTTCATCAAACTGGTCACCACAGAG CTGGGGGTTGAAGGCGTCCCGGTCTGTGTGGAGCTTTGTGCCAGGGCCTTGCAGCTGGGTGAAGTGCAGGCGGACAGTGTCACCCGGTCCCTTGTCTGCAAGACCATCGCCTTCCTGCTACCTCACGACCTGGAGATCTGTCGAGCGTGTGCGCTGCTGGTCTTCTGCCAGGAACGCACCCTGGAAGCTTACCGAACCGTCTGCCTGCTGTACATGCACCCTGACCAGGAGCCGCATCCCCAAAACAGCCCAGTCCGGACCAACGTTCGCTTCCATATTTTGCAG atgCTCAAGGAGCGCCTGTGTTTTGACCCCGAGTTTTGGAACCTCTTGACCCTCAGGACCCACTGCTTGGAGTTGATGAGTGACAAGGTCATGAAGGCTGCAGTTCTCAGTGAGCttaaggaggaagaagagaaggaatcCAGTGAAGAGCTGttaataaatatgtgtgtaaatgACTCATGCACTCAAGGTTTCAATTCCCGCCAGTGCACTGAGGATGGAGAGACCGAAAAGGGGGTTGCCCCACCAAATATTGCTCTTCGGAAGAGGACGAAATGGCGAAAACGCCTGCGAAGGAGAAACCGATCGAAGTCTGACGATGAGGCCGACCGTGGTGATGATCCAGAGTTCAAATACTATCTCAAATCCACCTCTTATGACAATAAGCCGGTGTATTCACTCAGACGCATTCACACTAACATTGAAAACTCGGCTATCGTAAAAGCCCCCCTGAACCGCAAGAGAGAATACTTGTCGAGGTGTGTGAAGAGCCACATTTTGAAAAGGAAGGGTCTGAAGAGAGGATGTTTGCAGGGTCTTCCGAGGCTGGAACAGGTGCAGACGGTTCAAGAGAACACGGTCAAAGTGCAAGAGAAGAAAGTCAATGGTAAAAAACGGGGACGGAAGCCTAAGCAGAAACTGGAACTCTCCTTCCCTGATAATGAAATGTCCCTCAATGAGGAGGAGTCTGGTTTTGAGGAGATAACTGACACAGAAGACGGAGAGCTGGATATGCCTCACCTGGAGAATGAACTTGAACAAAAGAGTGAAGAGAAAGAGAATCATTTCGAGCAGATGGATAATCTCGAGAGGGAGAATGAACTTGAGAAACATCCCGACTTGACCTCTAGGAGCAATCTCAATGAACACACCCAAAGGGAATCTCAAGCGCAGTTTGGTGACGGTCTTCCTGACGAGCCTCAAGCTATTGTTCCTTCTGTTGACGCTGATCCTGAGCTTGATGGTCCACTCTTGACGTTATTGGATTGTCCAATCGAGCTACACAGCTACTCTCTCAAATCCAAAAAGCCTGATCGGGAGAAACTGCAACCTCCAGATTCCTTGGCACTCGATGAGGTGAGTGGCGACACACAACGGGAGCCCCAACCCGCAGTGGAACCAGATATGTCGAACATTGAG ATGAAAGCCAAGAGAACGTGGAAGGACAAAATACTCCGCACTCAACAATATGCCCACTTGACTCACCGCTGCAACTTCTGCCACAAAGACTATAAAGGCTTGAATGTGATGAGGCATGCGCTCTCACACCTTAAGAGGAGCAAACTAAAATGTATTCTCTGTGGAAAACGCTTTAAACAGCTCCCCTTTGCCAAAAAGCATATTCTGGACCACCTTGCTGAAATGTCCAAACAGAAACCCCCTGATAAGGAGCCGTGCACTGAGGACATCCCAGCTGCTAATGAGATAGtagaaaatgtgaaaaataagaGTCAGCCTGCGATTGAAAATCAGATTTCCATTTCCGTTGAGAAAACCCCTGAACAGAAACCCGTCAGCAAAACCAAAATGTCAAGTCTCAAGAGGGAAGATCGAATCATCAGGAACCTCCGCACACTCATCAAAAAGACATCTGTGCTTCACAAAAAGTGCAAGAACCCGGATGCGAAAATATTCAAGCCGGTCGAATTCAAAGATGAGCAAATAGTCATTACAGACGACACGGTGACTGTAAGAGATCcgtctgtggaggaggaggagaagccagCAGGAGAAAATGGCTCCGGGGCGGAGACGTATCAATTGTGCCCCTCAGAGTCCTGTGATCGAGTGTTCCTGAGGATTAGCAGCACGCTAACGAAGCATGCCATCAAATGCCATCTCAACGAAGAGAAGGTTCTGGAGAAGACTTTCCTGTGGACCAAACACAAGTGCACCTTTTGCCTCAG GCAGTTACCGTTCCTCCAGCATTACAAGGACCACATGAAGCTCCACGATACGTCTCTCCAGCACTTCTGCTACCATCTGGAGTGTCACCAGCGCTTCTCGGCACTGCCGGATTTGAAGAACCACGTCAACACTCACCAGCCCTTCAGACCTCAGTGTTCAGTCACGGACTGCGAGAAGCTGTTCTCGAGCTTCCAAGGTCTCTACGACCATGAATGGAGACACTACATCCCAGCGCCTCAAAGGGAGGAAGTCGATTCGGGACCCGGCAGACAGAAGACGCAAAGTGAAGAAGCGCCGTGGAAGCAGAGAGTGAAGATTGAAGACTTATGGCTTCAGAGTAAAAAGGTCCTTAATCCCGCGGAGGCTTCTTATCTAGAGGGTTTCAGAGAAGTGAATAAAACTGAAGACCAGCCCGGCACAGTAAATGTCCCAGACGGTAAACCAGATCCGTCTAAACCTCCTAAGTGTTCAGAGAACACCGTCAACCATGAGCCCACAGACGACTGCAACGCCGCCGTCAATGGACATCAGAAAGAGACCACGCCCACATTGCGAGAGGGAAAGCCTCCAAGTAAGAGCCCTCGAAAGAGAGCGCCCACCGAGTGGGACCCCTTGAATGTCCGAGAACTCGTGGATCGGTCCACTTTGACGAAGGGGGTCCAGAAGCCACTGGGAGAGGCGCACATAACGGAGCACAAAACCTTCAAACCCGACGACCCCGCATATGCGATGTTCGTCAAGGCTCCCTTCATCcggccgccgccctcctcctacCTGGATGAAGCTCGGCTCTCGATGCGCAAGAGGAGGTCCAACGAGGACGATGCGCCGAAGAAAAATATTTACTCGAGAAATACGGAGCATCTTCCCgacaagcagcagcaggaggatcaCGTGACCTCTGGGCAGAAGATCAGGCAGCGCTGTGACAAATGTCTTTCCTCTTTCAGCAGCGTAGAAGAATTCCAGAAACATAAAGTCCTGAACACCTGCTCGTCACTCTTTGGCTTCGATTCAGACGATGAAA GTTAG
- the zgc:152951 gene encoding uncharacterized protein zgc:152951 isoform X2: MEEFKNSTLGRVTVYSIQACPHCVQAKATLGRLGVPVCDVDLGRHPELRARVKELTGRSSVPQIFFNNIHVGGNDDLQKMVPEELQRLVNLVKEEPLPADAPPLPEESQAEDMAGETDGEFMCEKDELADLVEDLKLGNVIGTQRRGLTLYKKSFSCDQLVDWLQREKGMARADACSTGQALLQKKYMVSVRGCGQQDGCFGEGKDALYRLLQDDPHSALNAGQTAACSPIEAAELSLLVRELILKMFSEHLSADGKSVDYKAMAVDPSFERYCELAIQLQRVELLSLSREEKLAFFINIYNALVIHGYLRLGAPTNMWQRYRFFNYVSYLIGGEVFTLQDIENGVLRGNRKGVAQLLRPFSKTDPRLQVALPDAEPLIHFALNCGAKGCPPIKTYTPQDIDGQLRTAAEAFLENDDACLVDSGKREVRLSQIFKWYKADFGGTDEKLLTWVVEHMGDSPKKTSLQGVLSAGKTKVARCFHRTHPML, translated from the exons ATGGAGGAGTTCAAGAACAGTACTCTGGGCCGGGTAACGGTCTACTCTATCCAGGCCTGCCCACACTGTGTGCAGGCTAAAGCCACCCTTGGACGTTTGGGAGTACCGGTGTGTGACGTGGATCTGGGAAGGCACCCAGAGCTAAGAGCCAGGGTCAAGGAGCTGACGGGACGCAGCTCAGTCCCTCAGATCTTTTTCAACAATATTCATGTTGGAGGCAACGATGACCTCCAGAAAATG GTTCCTGAGGAGCTTCAAAGGTTGGTGAATCTTGTCAAGGAAGAGCCTCTTCCAGCAGACGCTCCACCACTACCAGAGGAGAGTCAGGCGGAGGACATGGCCGGGGAGACTGATGGAG AGTTTATGTGTGAGAAAGATGAGTTGGCAGACCTGGTAGAGGACCTCAAACTTGGCAATGTGATTGGGACTCAGAGGAGGGGACTGACATTGTACAAAAAGAGCTTCTCATGTGACCAACTGGTCGActggctgcagagagagaagggCATGG CCAGGGCCGATGCCTGTAGTACTGGCCAAGCATTGTTGCAGAAGAAGTACATGGTCAGTGTCCGTGGCTGTGGGCAGCAGGATGGCTGTTTTGGAGAAGGGAAAGACGCACTGTACAGGCTGCTGCAGGATGACCCTCATTCAGCCCTCAACGCAGGACAGACGGCAGCCTGCAGTCCCATCGAGG CTGCTGAACTCTCTTTGCTTGTGCGGGAGTTGATCCTGAAAATGTTCTCTGAGCATCTCTCTGCTGATGGCAAG TCTGTGGACTACAAGGCCATGGCGGTGGACCCCTCCTTTGAGCGCTACTGTGAGCTAGCCATTCAGCTCCAGAGGGTGGAGCTGCTCTCACTGAGTCGGGAGGAGAAACTGGCCTTCTTCATCAACATCTACAATGCCTTGGTCATCCACGGGTACCTGCGCCTGGGGGCCCCCACCAACATGTGGCAGAGATACAGA TTCTTCAACTATGTGAGCTACCTGATTGGAGGAGAAGTGTTCACGTTGCAGGACATAGAGAATGGAGTTCTGAGAGGGAACCGAAAAGGTGTCGCGCAGCTTCTACGGCCCTTCTCCAAAACAGACCCGCGACTACAA GTGGCCCTTCCAGACGCCGAGCCCCTCATTCACTTTGCCTTGAACTGTGGCGCAAAGGGCTGCCCGCCAATTAAAACGTACACGCCACAG GACATTGACGGCCAGCTCCGCACAGCAGCTGAGGCCTTCTTGGAGAACGACGACGCCTGTTTGGTGGATTCTGGGAAAAGAGAAGTGCGACTGAGTCAGATATTCAAGTGGTACAAAGCTGACTTCGGAGGAACTGATGAAAAG CTGCTGACGTGGGTGGTGGAGCACATGGGGGACTCTCCGAAGAAGACCAGCCTGCAGGGGGTCCTTTCTGCTGGGAAGACCAAA GTAGCACGCTGTTTTCATAGGACACACCCAATGCTGTAA
- the zgc:152951 gene encoding uncharacterized protein zgc:152951 isoform X1, producing the protein MEEFKNSTLGRVTVYSIQACPHCVQAKATLGRLGVPVCDVDLGRHPELRARVKELTGRSSVPQIFFNNIHVGGNDDLQKMVPEELQRLVNLVKEEPLPADAPPLPEESQAEDMAGETDGEFMCEKDELADLVEDLKLGNVIGTQRRGLTLYKKSFSCDQLVDWLQREKGMARADACSTGQALLQKKYMVSVRGCGQQDGCFGEGKDALYRLLQDDPHSALNAGQTAACSPIEAAELSLLVRELILKMFSEHLSADGKSVDYKAMAVDPSFERYCELAIQLQRVELLSLSREEKLAFFINIYNALVIHGYLRLGAPTNMWQRYRFFNYVSYLIGGEVFTLQDIENGVLRGNRKGVAQLLRPFSKTDPRLQVALPDAEPLIHFALNCGAKGCPPIKTYTPQDIDGQLRTAAEAFLENDDACLVDSGKREVRLSQIFKWYKADFGGTDEKLLTWVVEHMGDSPKKTSLQGVLSAGKTKVSFLPYDWSTNSSH; encoded by the exons ATGGAGGAGTTCAAGAACAGTACTCTGGGCCGGGTAACGGTCTACTCTATCCAGGCCTGCCCACACTGTGTGCAGGCTAAAGCCACCCTTGGACGTTTGGGAGTACCGGTGTGTGACGTGGATCTGGGAAGGCACCCAGAGCTAAGAGCCAGGGTCAAGGAGCTGACGGGACGCAGCTCAGTCCCTCAGATCTTTTTCAACAATATTCATGTTGGAGGCAACGATGACCTCCAGAAAATG GTTCCTGAGGAGCTTCAAAGGTTGGTGAATCTTGTCAAGGAAGAGCCTCTTCCAGCAGACGCTCCACCACTACCAGAGGAGAGTCAGGCGGAGGACATGGCCGGGGAGACTGATGGAG AGTTTATGTGTGAGAAAGATGAGTTGGCAGACCTGGTAGAGGACCTCAAACTTGGCAATGTGATTGGGACTCAGAGGAGGGGACTGACATTGTACAAAAAGAGCTTCTCATGTGACCAACTGGTCGActggctgcagagagagaagggCATGG CCAGGGCCGATGCCTGTAGTACTGGCCAAGCATTGTTGCAGAAGAAGTACATGGTCAGTGTCCGTGGCTGTGGGCAGCAGGATGGCTGTTTTGGAGAAGGGAAAGACGCACTGTACAGGCTGCTGCAGGATGACCCTCATTCAGCCCTCAACGCAGGACAGACGGCAGCCTGCAGTCCCATCGAGG CTGCTGAACTCTCTTTGCTTGTGCGGGAGTTGATCCTGAAAATGTTCTCTGAGCATCTCTCTGCTGATGGCAAG TCTGTGGACTACAAGGCCATGGCGGTGGACCCCTCCTTTGAGCGCTACTGTGAGCTAGCCATTCAGCTCCAGAGGGTGGAGCTGCTCTCACTGAGTCGGGAGGAGAAACTGGCCTTCTTCATCAACATCTACAATGCCTTGGTCATCCACGGGTACCTGCGCCTGGGGGCCCCCACCAACATGTGGCAGAGATACAGA TTCTTCAACTATGTGAGCTACCTGATTGGAGGAGAAGTGTTCACGTTGCAGGACATAGAGAATGGAGTTCTGAGAGGGAACCGAAAAGGTGTCGCGCAGCTTCTACGGCCCTTCTCCAAAACAGACCCGCGACTACAA GTGGCCCTTCCAGACGCCGAGCCCCTCATTCACTTTGCCTTGAACTGTGGCGCAAAGGGCTGCCCGCCAATTAAAACGTACACGCCACAG GACATTGACGGCCAGCTCCGCACAGCAGCTGAGGCCTTCTTGGAGAACGACGACGCCTGTTTGGTGGATTCTGGGAAAAGAGAAGTGCGACTGAGTCAGATATTCAAGTGGTACAAAGCTGACTTCGGAGGAACTGATGAAAAG CTGCTGACGTGGGTGGTGGAGCACATGGGGGACTCTCCGAAGAAGACCAGCCTGCAGGGGGTCCTTTCTGCTGGGAAGACCAAAGTCAGCTTCCTCCCTTACGACTGGAGCACCAACAGTTCTCActga
- the zgc:152951 gene encoding uncharacterized protein zgc:152951 isoform X3 has product MEEFKNSTLGRVTVYSIQACPHCVQAKATLGRLGVPVCDVDLGRHPELRARVKELTGRSSVPQIFFNNIHVGGNDDLQKMVPEELQRLVNLVKEEPLPADAPPLPEESQAEDMAGETDGAAELSLLVRELILKMFSEHLSADGKSVDYKAMAVDPSFERYCELAIQLQRVELLSLSREEKLAFFINIYNALVIHGYLRLGAPTNMWQRYRFFNYVSYLIGGEVFTLQDIENGVLRGNRKGVAQLLRPFSKTDPRLQVALPDAEPLIHFALNCGAKGCPPIKTYTPQDIDGQLRTAAEAFLENDDACLVDSGKREVRLSQIFKWYKADFGGTDEKLLTWVVEHMGDSPKKTSLQGVLSAGKTKVSFLPYDWSTNSSH; this is encoded by the exons ATGGAGGAGTTCAAGAACAGTACTCTGGGCCGGGTAACGGTCTACTCTATCCAGGCCTGCCCACACTGTGTGCAGGCTAAAGCCACCCTTGGACGTTTGGGAGTACCGGTGTGTGACGTGGATCTGGGAAGGCACCCAGAGCTAAGAGCCAGGGTCAAGGAGCTGACGGGACGCAGCTCAGTCCCTCAGATCTTTTTCAACAATATTCATGTTGGAGGCAACGATGACCTCCAGAAAATG GTTCCTGAGGAGCTTCAAAGGTTGGTGAATCTTGTCAAGGAAGAGCCTCTTCCAGCAGACGCTCCACCACTACCAGAGGAGAGTCAGGCGGAGGACATGGCCGGGGAGACTGATGGAG CTGCTGAACTCTCTTTGCTTGTGCGGGAGTTGATCCTGAAAATGTTCTCTGAGCATCTCTCTGCTGATGGCAAG TCTGTGGACTACAAGGCCATGGCGGTGGACCCCTCCTTTGAGCGCTACTGTGAGCTAGCCATTCAGCTCCAGAGGGTGGAGCTGCTCTCACTGAGTCGGGAGGAGAAACTGGCCTTCTTCATCAACATCTACAATGCCTTGGTCATCCACGGGTACCTGCGCCTGGGGGCCCCCACCAACATGTGGCAGAGATACAGA TTCTTCAACTATGTGAGCTACCTGATTGGAGGAGAAGTGTTCACGTTGCAGGACATAGAGAATGGAGTTCTGAGAGGGAACCGAAAAGGTGTCGCGCAGCTTCTACGGCCCTTCTCCAAAACAGACCCGCGACTACAA GTGGCCCTTCCAGACGCCGAGCCCCTCATTCACTTTGCCTTGAACTGTGGCGCAAAGGGCTGCCCGCCAATTAAAACGTACACGCCACAG GACATTGACGGCCAGCTCCGCACAGCAGCTGAGGCCTTCTTGGAGAACGACGACGCCTGTTTGGTGGATTCTGGGAAAAGAGAAGTGCGACTGAGTCAGATATTCAAGTGGTACAAAGCTGACTTCGGAGGAACTGATGAAAAG CTGCTGACGTGGGTGGTGGAGCACATGGGGGACTCTCCGAAGAAGACCAGCCTGCAGGGGGTCCTTTCTGCTGGGAAGACCAAAGTCAGCTTCCTCCCTTACGACTGGAGCACCAACAGTTCTCActga
- the c2h3orf38 gene encoding uncharacterized protein C3orf38 homolog, giving the protein MSGLSETERSGCTKILKLMSEDHLLSLCDTVTNKMIVVESYTEAMETILSFTNNAQELLKRKKVFRELLFKYLVKEGVVMPPNSEKHQLMKRTLELWSSGKTDETRPRPSTEVKAEVAFDPLVLGQQFCHWFFQLLNSHNPSLGQPPQDWGPQHFWPDVKLHLLSRAGSEQIEDFLGAELVSLRLLALTREEHLVLSPNLQPQGFRTLASPHGLVLVSVAGTIHRDNTCLGIFEQIFGLIRSPLENNCWKIKFVNLKIKGQDALGGTEMVAPALSYSSTELQLLCN; this is encoded by the exons ATGTCAGGCCTGTCAGAAACAGAGCGCTCTGGATGTACAAAGATTCTGAAGTTAATGTCGGAAGACCACTTACTATCGCTGTGTGACACAGTCACGAATAAGATGATAGTTGTGGAAAGTTATACAG AGGCCATGGAAACCATCCTCTCCTTCACTAACAATGCTCAGGAGCTCCTGAAAAGGAAGAAGGTTTTTCGCGAACTCCTATTCAAGTACCTGGTCAAAGAGGGCGTGGTGATGCCCCCCAACAGCGAGAAACAccagctgatgaagaggacaCTCGAGCTTTGGTCGTCTGGGAAG ACGGATGAGACTAGACCGAGACCGAGCACAGAGGTGAAGGCTGAGGTGGCCTTTGACCCACTGGTACTTGGCCAGCAGTTCTGCCATTGGTTCTTCCAACTCTTAAACAGTCACAACCCCTCACTGGGCCAGCCGCCTCAAGACTGGGGGCCGCAACACTTCTGGCCAGATGTGaagctccacctcctctccag AGCTGGCAGCGAACAGATCGAGGATTTCCTGGGGGCTGAACTGGTTAGCCTCCGTCTGTTAGCCTTGACCAGGGAAGAGCACCTCGTCCTCAGTCCCAATCTGCAGCCTCAAGGCTTCAGGACGCTGGCCTCCCCCCACGGCCTGGTACTGGTGTCTGTAGCTGGGACCATCCACAGAGACAACACCTGTCTGGGCATTTTTGAGCAAATTTTCGGCCTCATCCGCTCCCCACTGGAGAACAACTGCTGGAAGATCAAGTTTGTTAACCTGAAGATCAAAGGGCAGGACGCTCTGGGGGGGACTGAGATGGTAGCGCCTGCCTTGAGTTACAGCTCAACTGAATTGCAGCTTCTATGCAATTGA